From a region of the Aeoliella mucimassa genome:
- a CDS encoding Clp protease N-terminal domain-containing protein: MAFDKFTERARRIVDFAREEATQLGCDYVDSAHLLLGMLREGSGVAGCVLKHEDVDANKVREACEQHREGTDISLEEFESRCLAQVDWLGHNYAGTEHCILAICSLPDCLATQVLAKLGVTPEELCREVFCLLGHEEQFELWLDGQQRSPRDMKGEENVSMADYDSEITFPCFAGCSGYREESEVYLTEFSKEVAGKLCMPLFATRHLVEEYHQNDYVQHDSREELTIHAFEAGDELADYFLFRWVHGAGDILHYVLFDGSLNDIVVPRLVSRLIYHYDSDSLIKYLRHSPFYDGVPDAVEGEVYRRFPTERLPFDIGPFVLLPGGNIRLPEGRFIESDGSGQLCLLDDDRAIVNLILAGSEMTFWGGKMQFARGQWPTQVVFSSKDTGNWEYSFDPEKGWEERRLAGEASVNANADAPAGFMRCQVCGLWNAVDALECKVCKADLTVPHCSRCGAELEEEADGCKACEGD, encoded by the coding sequence ATGGCATTCGACAAGTTTACAGAACGTGCCCGCCGCATCGTCGACTTCGCCAGGGAAGAAGCTACGCAATTAGGTTGCGACTACGTCGACTCAGCCCACTTGCTGCTTGGCATGCTTCGTGAAGGAAGTGGCGTCGCCGGTTGCGTCCTGAAACACGAGGACGTCGATGCCAACAAGGTACGTGAAGCCTGCGAACAGCACCGCGAAGGCACCGACATTTCCTTGGAGGAGTTCGAGTCCCGCTGCTTAGCTCAGGTAGACTGGCTGGGCCACAATTACGCGGGCACCGAACATTGCATCTTGGCGATATGCAGTCTACCCGATTGTCTTGCAACACAAGTGCTCGCCAAACTCGGAGTGACCCCGGAGGAGTTGTGTCGGGAAGTGTTCTGCTTGCTCGGCCATGAAGAGCAATTCGAGCTTTGGCTGGACGGGCAGCAACGTTCGCCGCGAGACATGAAGGGGGAAGAGAATGTGAGCATGGCCGACTATGACTCGGAAATTACCTTCCCTTGCTTCGCAGGTTGTAGTGGCTACCGCGAGGAATCAGAAGTCTACCTGACTGAATTCTCAAAGGAAGTGGCAGGCAAGCTTTGCATGCCCCTATTCGCGACACGGCATTTGGTTGAAGAATACCATCAGAACGACTACGTACAGCATGACAGTCGTGAAGAACTCACGATACACGCCTTCGAAGCCGGTGACGAGCTTGCCGATTACTTTTTATTCCGATGGGTTCATGGAGCTGGCGACATATTGCATTACGTGCTATTCGACGGCTCGTTGAATGATATCGTGGTGCCGAGGTTGGTCTCTCGGCTCATTTACCACTACGACAGTGACTCTTTGATAAAGTATCTTCGTCATTCGCCATTCTATGACGGAGTACCGGATGCAGTCGAAGGCGAGGTGTACCGGCGATTCCCCACAGAAAGGCTGCCTTTCGACATCGGCCCATTTGTGCTGTTGCCGGGGGGGAACATCCGGTTGCCAGAGGGGCGGTTTATAGAATCCGATGGAAGCGGGCAACTCTGCCTGCTCGACGATGACAGGGCTATTGTTAACCTGATTCTCGCAGGTTCGGAAATGACTTTCTGGGGCGGCAAGATGCAGTTCGCTCGCGGACAATGGCCAACGCAGGTCGTGTTCAGTTCGAAAGACACAGGCAATTGGGAATACAGTTTCGACCCTGAGAAGGGTTGGGAAGAACGAAGGCTCGCGGGTGAGGCGTCAGTAAATGCTAATGCGGACGCACCGGCTGGATTCATGCGTTGCCAAGTGTGCGGCCTTTGGAATGCCGTGGATGCACTTGAATGCAAGGTCTGCAAGGCCGACCTAACAGTGCCGCACTGCAGCCGGTGCGGAGCGGAACTCGAAGAGGAAGCGGACGGCTGC
- a CDS encoding aromatic aminobenezylarsenical efflux permease ArsG family transporter has translation MTEVLVAAATALWLGVLTSISPCPLATNITAISYIGRRIDNTRHVLLAGLLYTIGRVAAYVGLASLLLQTALSVPSVAQFLQKYMHLILGPTLVLVGMFLLGLIELRFGGQGLSESVKQRVDRLGIWGALLLGVLFALAFCPTSAALFFGNIVASLTVGSTVLLPMLYGVGTALPVLGFALLIALGSKKLGETFNAITATERWVRTGTGCIVLLVGCLLTIQALLQ, from the coding sequence ATGACGGAGGTCCTTGTTGCCGCTGCCACCGCCTTGTGGTTAGGCGTGTTGACCTCGATAAGCCCCTGCCCGCTCGCGACAAACATCACCGCCATCAGCTACATCGGTCGTCGCATCGATAACACGCGACACGTGTTGCTGGCCGGTTTGCTCTACACCATTGGGCGGGTGGCTGCCTACGTCGGACTGGCGAGCCTGCTACTGCAGACCGCCTTGTCGGTGCCAAGCGTCGCGCAGTTTTTGCAGAAGTACATGCACTTGATCCTGGGGCCGACGCTCGTACTGGTCGGCATGTTCCTGCTTGGGCTCATCGAACTCCGCTTCGGCGGGCAGGGCCTCTCCGAGTCGGTCAAGCAGCGGGTCGATCGACTAGGCATCTGGGGCGCCCTGCTCCTCGGTGTGCTTTTCGCCCTCGCGTTCTGCCCCACGTCGGCCGCGCTGTTCTTTGGCAATATCGTCGCCTCGCTCACGGTCGGCTCCACGGTGCTGCTGCCGATGCTGTATGGCGTCGGCACCGCCCTGCCGGTGCTCGGCTTCGCCTTGCTGATTGCCCTCGGCTCGAAGAAACTGGGGGAGACGTTCAACGCGATCACCGCCACCGAACGCTGGGTCCGCACTGGCACCGGGTGCATCGTACTACTCGTCGGCTGCCTGCTCACCATCCAGGCACTCTTGCAGTGA
- a CDS encoding helix-turn-helix transcriptional regulator — MAENREPAHEHNDDSLERATPDSLQDAPMMMTAEEIAHCLQVSVRTIWRLKAKGDLPKSVKVGRAVRWRRSDILTWIEQGCPATDSLINKLMYAVFTRPLYKLMGRL; from the coding sequence ATGGCAGAGAATCGAGAACCTGCACACGAGCACAACGACGACTCGCTAGAGCGGGCTACGCCGGATTCGCTCCAAGATGCCCCTATGATGATGACAGCGGAAGAAATTGCCCACTGCCTTCAGGTATCGGTGCGGACGATTTGGCGTCTCAAGGCGAAAGGCGATTTACCCAAATCGGTCAAAGTAGGGCGTGCCGTCCGTTGGCGGCGGAGCGATATTCTTACGTGGATAGAGCAAGGTTGTCCTGCAACCGACTCTCTCATCAACAAGCTGATGTATGCCGTGTTCACGCGGCCTTTGTACAAGCTCATGGGGAGGTTGTAG
- a CDS encoding ATP-binding protein, producing MIQRTSHLARITSLLGQFPVVGILGARQIGKTTLSRAIQKGWKRPCHSFDLERQADVGRLADPELALGPLKGLVVLDEIQRLPNLFPELRVLADRRPIRTRFLILGSASPDMLRQGNESLAGRIAYYSLGGFSLDEVGVTNHEKLWLRGGFPDSFLATSNAKSQTWRQQFVSTFLERDIPQLGIQVSSTTLRRFWTMLAHYHGQVWNASEFGRSFGVADNTVRNYLDILSSAFVVRQLQPWHENLKKRQVKSPKVYLTDSGILHSLLGLNSKADIEGHPKLGASWEGFAISQVAALLNVQPSECFFWATHAGAELDLLVVRGRKRWGFEIKRTSSPSITPSMRTALTDLKLQRLFVVHAGEHSFDMAKKIRAIALTDLLDELKPW from the coding sequence ATGATACAACGCACCTCCCATCTAGCTAGAATCACGAGCCTCTTAGGCCAATTTCCCGTCGTTGGCATCCTAGGAGCCCGGCAGATTGGCAAAACGACCCTATCCAGAGCGATTCAAAAGGGCTGGAAAAGGCCGTGTCATTCGTTTGACCTGGAGCGTCAGGCAGACGTAGGACGCTTAGCGGACCCCGAACTGGCCCTCGGCCCTCTCAAAGGCCTTGTGGTCCTTGACGAAATCCAGCGGCTCCCCAATCTGTTTCCCGAGTTGAGAGTTCTCGCCGACCGCCGACCGATACGCACACGGTTCTTGATACTGGGCAGTGCGTCCCCAGACATGCTTCGGCAGGGAAACGAATCGCTTGCGGGACGCATCGCCTACTACTCGCTTGGCGGGTTCTCGCTAGACGAAGTCGGCGTGACGAACCATGAGAAACTCTGGCTGAGGGGCGGATTCCCCGATTCGTTTCTGGCGACGTCCAATGCGAAGAGCCAGACTTGGCGTCAGCAGTTCGTCTCAACATTCCTTGAACGCGACATTCCTCAGCTAGGAATCCAAGTCAGTTCCACGACCTTGAGGCGATTCTGGACCATGCTAGCCCACTATCACGGCCAAGTATGGAATGCCTCCGAATTTGGTCGGTCGTTTGGCGTCGCCGACAACACGGTGCGAAACTACTTGGATATCCTCTCCTCCGCCTTCGTCGTCCGTCAGTTGCAACCCTGGCACGAGAACCTCAAGAAACGTCAGGTCAAATCTCCCAAGGTCTATTTGACAGATAGCGGGATACTTCATTCCTTGCTGGGACTCAACTCCAAGGCGGACATCGAGGGGCACCCCAAGCTGGGAGCTTCGTGGGAAGGGTTCGCAATCTCTCAGGTTGCAGCCTTGCTCAATGTTCAGCCAAGCGAGTGCTTCTTTTGGGCGACTCATGCGGGGGCAGAACTCGACTTGCTGGTTGTGCGAGGGAGAAAGCGTTGGGGGTTTGAGATAAAGCGGACCTCGTCTCCCAGCATCACCCCGTCGATGCGAACTGCCTTGACGGACCTCAAGCTTCAACGCCTGTTCGTCGTCCACGCGGGCGAGCATTCCTTCGACATGGCAAAGAAGATACGGGCGATTGCTCTCACCGACCTGCTCGACGAACTCAAGCCGTGGTGA
- a CDS encoding PEP-CTERM sorting domain-containing protein — MTRNLSAMFLSMASALFFSAISGSTATGATIPVSVSGFNADVVVEATATPDFDDDASGFDVPNNWALYESGLAGGSAGLPAGGSFVSDTYGTSFQMADYSENNALLLTSTFPVGQLMLDTPEAYTSIHVLAGSTNSGTMGSMVVMYTDGSAMVSDYGAPDWFNRTGGITGAGNEYDYALQGIGRVQAVAGSSSFDDPAGNPDLFETIVPVDPSKEIASMWFVRSGPANAGTATGIFAISGETVDQNNIPEPSSIVLLGLGGLALAYRGLRR; from the coding sequence ATGACTCGCAATCTATCTGCCATGTTCCTTAGCATGGCTAGCGCTCTATTCTTCTCCGCGATTTCCGGTAGCACCGCGACTGGTGCGACCATCCCTGTATCGGTTTCCGGCTTCAACGCCGACGTAGTAGTGGAAGCGACCGCTACTCCCGATTTCGACGACGATGCATCTGGTTTCGACGTGCCCAACAACTGGGCTCTGTATGAGTCGGGCCTGGCTGGCGGTTCTGCTGGTTTGCCTGCTGGTGGTAGCTTCGTCAGCGACACTTACGGCACTTCGTTCCAGATGGCCGATTACAGCGAAAACAACGCCCTGCTGCTGACTTCGACGTTCCCAGTCGGTCAGTTGATGCTCGATACCCCTGAAGCTTACACCTCGATTCACGTGCTGGCTGGTTCGACCAACAGTGGTACCATGGGTTCGATGGTGGTGATGTACACCGATGGCTCCGCCATGGTGAGCGACTACGGTGCCCCCGACTGGTTCAACAGAACCGGTGGAATCACTGGTGCTGGCAACGAGTACGACTACGCCCTGCAAGGCATTGGCCGCGTTCAGGCTGTGGCCGGCAGCTCATCGTTCGACGATCCTGCTGGAAACCCCGACTTGTTCGAAACCATCGTCCCGGTTGATCCTTCGAAGGAAATCGCTTCGATGTGGTTCGTCCGCTCCGGTCCCGCCAACGCGGGTACCGCGACTGGTATCTTCGCCATCAGCGGCGAAACCGTTGACCAAAACAACATTCCTGAGCCTTCGAGCATCGTGCTGCTAGGCCTGGGTGGCTTGGCCCTCGCTTACCGCGGCCTGCGTCGCTAA
- a CDS encoding IS5 family transposase produces the protein MATKEKRTYKVTNWKEYNKSLIERGNITIWFSDEALENWEHPNDQTKVGRPFVFSDTAIECLLTIRELLKLPYRQTEGFGRSLVAMLGVEAAIPNYSSLAKRASKLNVSLDIANKRGDIDIVVDSTGMKVFGEGEWKMRTHGKSKRRTWRKLHLSVNPDTREIVAEILTENSCHDADAVPEMLEQVEQPVKKFHGDGSYDKWKVYEGLESEGIEPVIPPQHNAKIKQHGNSAEEPLPRDEAIRQIRRKGRRSWKEEVGYHRRSLAETTMYRVKQSFGSHLKNRVFENQQTEARLRCKIINQFTQLGLPQFEWS, from the coding sequence ATGGCTACGAAAGAAAAACGAACCTACAAAGTCACGAACTGGAAGGAGTATAACAAGTCGCTCATCGAGCGTGGAAACATCACTATTTGGTTTAGCGACGAGGCGTTGGAGAACTGGGAACATCCTAACGACCAGACAAAAGTCGGTCGCCCTTTTGTCTTCAGCGATACGGCGATCGAGTGCTTGCTGACGATTCGCGAACTGCTGAAACTTCCCTATCGGCAGACTGAGGGATTCGGCCGCTCGCTGGTGGCGATGTTGGGCGTCGAGGCAGCGATTCCCAATTATTCTTCGCTCGCCAAGCGAGCCAGCAAGCTGAATGTTTCGCTCGATATCGCTAACAAGAGGGGCGACATCGATATCGTGGTGGATAGCACCGGCATGAAAGTGTTTGGCGAGGGCGAATGGAAGATGCGGACGCATGGCAAGTCGAAGCGGCGGACATGGCGGAAGCTGCATTTGTCGGTGAATCCTGACACCCGCGAGATTGTGGCGGAGATTTTGACCGAGAACAGTTGCCACGATGCCGATGCGGTTCCCGAAATGCTGGAGCAGGTGGAGCAGCCCGTAAAAAAGTTTCACGGCGACGGTAGTTACGACAAGTGGAAGGTTTATGAAGGGCTGGAATCCGAAGGCATTGAGCCGGTGATTCCGCCGCAGCACAACGCCAAGATCAAACAACATGGCAACTCTGCGGAGGAGCCTTTGCCCCGGGACGAGGCAATTCGTCAGATTCGACGCAAGGGGCGTAGGAGTTGGAAAGAGGAAGTGGGCTATCATCGTAGAAGCTTGGCGGAAACGACCATGTACCGAGTGAAACAAAGCTTTGGGAGCCATCTCAAAAACCGAGTATTCGAAAACCAACAAACGGAAGCCCGCTTGCGCTGTAAAATCATCAATCAATTCACCCAACTCGGGCTTCCACAGTTCGAGTGGAGTTAG